DNA sequence from the Pempheris klunzingeri isolate RE-2024b chromosome 9, fPemKlu1.hap1, whole genome shotgun sequence genome:
TGGAAAGTTTTTGTGTAACACCTGAGTGAGCAAagttataaaaatgaaacagacaaatatCTAACTTTATTATAGTTGAATAACCTAAGTGTTTTAATGAAGCCTTTGTAAAATATTTCCTTTGCTATGTCTGTTTGAACCAGATGAGAGCGAAAAAtagcacaaaaacaatgatCATAGGAAAGCACCTGTTGAAATGCTTTAAATcagaatagaaaattaaaactaAGTCCATACTTGTTATCAGAAGGGAGACTTGTGTTATCTGAAACTGATCATAAGCAGCTCACCTGTACCCATTTGAAGACCCATTTTATTGGCTCCATGGCGAAGAGCATAAGACATAGATTTAGACAGGTGGACATCTCTGTCCTGGTAAGGGAGAAGGCATCGTTcataacagacagacagacagacagacagacacactcaaaTTCAGCTCTAATTATAGCTCTGGTTGAAGTGTAAGATTACCATTGCAGAAAATTCTTACTGCTTGCCTTGATAGTCTCTACAGGGGTAACATGAGTCAGTAAACAGTCTGTGAACTGTTAAAGCGACGGGACAATATCCAAATTTATGGGGCGACAATCTCTCACCTCTCCACCACgatttcctctccttcctctccctccacttcttcctctctcactttccATTCAAATGCAATTAAGTCATTCAGATCATGATGTAGAGCTGTTGAATGTAATATTGTAAACTGTACTGATCTTAATTCACCGGGACTTTGCGTAAGATCACACTTGTGGTCACCCAACAGCTGTCAACAAACGTGCAGGTTCCCACTTCCTGTGTGCTGTCGTTGTCCGCGTGTAGGTGGCACTGTTGCGGTGCCCTGACACCACAGAGGAAAAGCTGCATTTCATcctggaaagaaaacacaactcagacagcagctgcaggtaaGAAAATATTCTTCACATCCACGATAAATGTGAGGAATTTCCTCGCTGCATTGCTGCTGGGTATTTCACAGTAGCGCAAAACTCATGCTGATATATCCAAACAAAAAATACCGCGGTTGCTGGAGCTTCCGGTGCAGGAATTTTACACACAGAGGCTGAGCTAACttggctagctaacgttagcatagctggagatgctgctgctcgtTTTCCGCCTGTTCTCGCTGGAAAACCTCGACTCTTATATATTACATGTCACGCTGTTTGCCGTGTTTCTCTCTGACCTGTGTGGTCCAAGCTGTCTTCTTTTTGTGCAGTATTTACTACAGACTGAGACTTAGCTCCCAGACAAGCTGCCAGGGGACTGAAGCAGTCGGGCAGGTCACCATGGAAACTGAATGTTAGCTACGTTAACGGATGGCAGCAGTCTGAAGACTCTGAAATGTCAATAAAGGGTTtataaagagagacagaggccaCACTGTCTGTGAGTGAACTGctttttgatttaataaatgTTCAGTTTATAACTTTTAGGTGTTACATGTTTATGTTCTACCTTTAAGACGTAACTGTTCCCCTAACTAACCTAGCAAAGCATTAGCATTAACCTCGAAAGGCATTGTGAGATAAGATTATAATGATTTAGCTAAAAGGCTGGTTCCCACTAACAGAAAATGTTAACACTTTTACCACTTCATCCAGTGGTTGATTCACGGGGTGCGGCGTAGGAAACATGGTGCCCCCATGTTCATAAAACTGCCCTCTGGGATTACCCTTTTGTAGATAAAGCATGATAAGATGTTTACTAGGTTGGCCCTAGAAGAAAATGTGATTAGCATAATCCACATACTCTCATTATCTTAAtttcagtgacagcagcatTGTATCTTTAtgtctctgctttctctcagGTTTATCTTCTATGTCCCTCAGGTGATGGAGTTCCCCCAGCACTCCCAGCAGCTGCTATCAGCCCTGAGGTCCCAGCGCCAGCGGGGCTTCCTCTGTGACTGCACCGTCCTGGTGGGCTCATCCCGTTTCCTGGCTCACAGGGCTGTCTTGGCCTCCTGCTCACCTTTCTTCCACATGTTCTACTCAGACTCTCCTGGAGTCATCGGTGGaaacagcaccagcagctctgtCACACTTGACAGCGACATTGTCACGGCTGCTGCATTTAGCTTGCTATTAGACTTTGTCTATGAAGGCGTGCTGCAGCTGGATGAGTCTCCACCAGTGGAGGACATATTGGCGGCCGCAAGCTTTCTGCACATGAACGAGGTGGTGAGAGTATGTAAGAGACGACTGCAGAGACGAGGGCCTCTGGCTGAGGCAGACAGCACTCGCTCTGAAGAGAGTGCTGGTGTGAGGCAGGCAATAGAGACAAGGAGGGAGGATGGGGATGACGGTGGAGCTGAGCATGTGGTGGCCATGGCAGAAGAACACATGAATCCAGGTGCTATGGTACCACCACTCTCATCAGTATCCATAACGACAGAGAGGAGTCAGTTGGAGTCTGTGAAGTCTGAGCGGCGGACTAGTGGGGGGTCATCAGAGGCACGACTTCAGACTCCTCTAAGTCCTGACCTTGCTGATACCACGCAGCCAGGCATGGACGTCCCTCCTCTGCCCCTAGGTGGGGAGCTGGTGCAGAGCCTCATTGCATGCAAGTCTGCCGGTGCCTCTGGAAGTCAGGGAGAGGGCTCGGCACTCTGCAGCCCTTGCAGCACCACTGAGGCATACAGGTAAGGGTGTGTTTTAAAATTTTAGATTGTACTTTAACTTGAAAAAGAATAGGAACACTCCACAAACACGAGTTTACTGTTAATATTAGACTACTGGTCACTGTGAACAgtgttatttttaatttaaactttaaatagcTGCTCTATTCTGCTTTGCGCTTAAAGCAGAATAGAGGTCAAAAGGTCACAAGAATGTCAAAAGTGTTGTGTTAAaggaatttgtttttgtttcagatgcaataaaatcaatatttaacataaaaagaTCAAAAATTGTaaatcattattgttattattattattattattattattattaaccaAAAGCTCCAATGAGGTGCTGTGATAAAGTCTGTCCTCtgaatgtggtgttttttttatgaatttctattattttttagGGAAGTTTCTTCACTTTAAGTGAATCCTGTGAGTTCCTCCATGCATTGACATACATTCTTGTGATTTGTTGATACTAAAAGACTTTTTACAGTATAtcttcctgtctgtttgtctttctctagCCACAGCAGTAACCAGCAGCcgtcctcgtcttcctcttctctggTGCCATTGAGCCAGGCTACTTGTCGATCAGTGCTTGCTCTTTCCCAGTCAGAATCCAGCCTCTCCCCCAGCCCCCATCAGGACGTGCCAAGACTACCCCATGATGCCTCTGTTAGGAAACCCCTAGAGACTGACCACAGAGGTACATCAGGCAGAGGACAACAGATGGTCATGTTGATCCAAGCACCAGCACTAACTACACACTTAGAAACAAACCCAACACACTTGCCATCACAGCGTGCGCTTCCCCAGATTCGAATCCAGAGCGCTGTGTCACTCCAACGCCAAAGTTTAGACTGTCCCTCAGCACAGAACCGAACCATTAGGGGAGCCGAGGGGGATGCAGGAGCTCCACCCACCACTAGAAGTGAAAGGCCTCACCCTCTTATGTGCAGAGTGAGGACAGACAACAATGATGGAGAGCATGTCCAAGTCAAAGTGGAGGCCATTGTTATATCtgatgaagagatggaggaggagaaagatgaaagaggagagagagagccagtgATGGAAGTAGATGATGAGTTTGAAGATGACATCCAAGAAGAGGAGCTGAACAGCCCTCAGTTTCTTTCCTCCCACTCACAGGGCCTCTTACAAATGGCCTCCCATTCAAATGATtactccttccctctctctccttcatcctcctcctccggtGCCGGCCCTTCCTCCCAGGACACTTCTTCCTTCGCCACCTCCCTTATTCCTCCGTCAGCAGCTCAGCACCAATCAGATGCTCCTGCCTATTTCCAGGACTTCCAGGACTCTGTGGGCCACTTTGTGGAGGACCTCCCTACATGTGGAGTCTGTGGGAAGACTTTCTCATGTACATACACACTAAGGCGTCATGCCATTGTCCACACACGCGAACGTCCTTATGAGTGTCGCTACTGCTACCGGAGCTACACACAATCCGGTGACCTGTACCGACACATTCGCAAAGCTCACGACCACACACTGCCGGCCAAACGCAGCAAGGCAGACATGGAGCCCTCTCTGCCACCACAGCCACCACCCTCAcagccgccaccaccaccatctcttAGCTAACACACAGAGTGTTTCTGTACTTAAACACACAGACCTAAACTTCACCTTACATCCTAACTTTAATTCTACTTTTAAAAATCTAGTAGAGCTGCAACTAGTGAGTATTTTCTCAAtgaattgtttggtctataaattGTCAAAATGGTGTAAAATGTCCCAATTTCCTTAAATCAAAGGTTATACCTTCAGATATCTTTATCGGGTACCAAAAGTTAAAAGTTCaaaaatatttactttactACCATAGAAGACTTGAGGAACCAGAAAAGTCTCCCTTTTCCTTAGAAAATTACTCAAAATGATTAGAAATTTATGGAAATAGATTCATTTTATGTTGATCAACTAATCGATTTATTGACTAATCCTCGCAACTTTGAAAGGATCAACGTAATGTCCTCACTTTGAAGAAAATTCAGGGTATCTACAGGTTTTTAAAGtcttacattttattaaattcaaCTTTAGAAATATCAGGCCTCAGTTCATGGTCTTCATTTCAGATGTTTGTTAACATTTACAAACATGCTGAGCATTGTCTATTTCATCTCATTTGTTAACAACTTTCACCAAAGTATTTGGCAATACACCTGAAACCAGCAGAAAGATGTGTtcagacagataaaaacacacgtGATGTCATTGCCTAAACTTGTTAGTAGATGTGTGAAAAACCGTTTCTCCTCTGTGGTGCAGTCAACAGGTCACTTCCTCTGCCGATATGAAGGTCCAGGATTTGGTTCCCCAGGTGGCCGAATTCCaaatttttttaacaattttcacaaaaacctgaaaaaactgatatttcttTCAGAATTGAATCCCCAACAGTTTTGTGACGTTCCTCTGCTTTttgcttttcatcattttaatctcTGAGGTCGTCTGTGTCTTAGCTTCACTGATCTTCCCTAGAAATGTAGAATTTTGCAGAATTGATTCAAGTCCTATTTTCAACTTCAACCATCCAGACTCATATCCCATTTCCAGGAAGGAAAGGACAAAgactatattttctattttgtttttgaattgaACTCTACCCAAACCAGATACTTTATTTACAGTCATACTTAATACTGCACACTTGCTCATGACACTGGTAAGATAAAATATGTACTAGatttaaacaaataatgaagtaaaaagatttttaaaaaagtgaaataatttGTTTACTTTAAGTACTGTagtacttttttaaaaaaaaacaaggataTTACTGCCACCAGTTGTAGCACCTCTCACAAACCATCCTTTTCAGTTCATCCAAATATTGTCGTCATATATTTGTATTTCCAAACACCCTGCAGACACCCTGGCTTTCCACTCTACTGGAGGACATTTGATCCCCTTCACTACACAACTACAataactctctcacacacacacacacacccaaaacaCAAATAAGAGAAAGCTGTTGTATTTCGATTTGATTAGAAACATCATTGTACTTTGTACGACTGCCTTTTCAGTGTGTAACTGTGCCAGCAAAGTTTGACTGATTGTAAATGTAGTAGTATAGccctgtctgttttatttacaaGACGAAACCGTTGGAGCTGTTGACTTAAAAGCACAAACTCTAATAACAGACTCAGATTGTGCCATTTTATAACTTGTTATACAAGCCTTTTCCTTGCACCAGTTTTGATGAAGCCTCTTCACCGACAGCTgatgtgtacagtatatttgaTGGAGTAGGAAATGGTCAACTGTAAATTCTGTTGGATTCTCTTGGCACCGTGGTTGTCTTGTCCTTACTTGTGATTTTGCAACATAGTTCATTGATTTTGTTCAGCTGTTTCAGGGTCTGTTTAAAAGTTGTTGGGAATGAAAAACTGGTTTAGTTTACATTCCCTGGTAGGAGAGTGGTGGAGGTAAAGGGAGGAGTGAATACATTTGTTATGTGTTTGGCATATTGGACGTCTgacctttcctttctttttttttcttcctgtacTACAACAGAATACAGTATGAGCATACGTTGACTTATGCAGTAATTCTGCCCTCTctttaaatgttgaaatttaaactttaaatgtgCCTGAATGCCCGTTTGACACTTTTGGAGTTTGTTGACCATTTCACATGTTTTGAGACTATGGTTTCTTTGTCATGAAAACTGGTTCGTATTGGTGTTACCATACAAACCCAAGAGGTTTACACTGGATACTCATAAGGGACGGCTGAGTCACTGAACATTCAGAGGGTTTCATAGTCAGCCAATGTGCAAAATCTAAATGTCACCTTGTGAATAAACACTGTTCTGTAGAAACaatgtgtacatactgtaatGTTTCAGTGAATCACAATGCAGCGGGTGGTCAgtcaatattattttttgttattagtattttatttcactacaaaatgacaaaaacatacaaaaaaatatgatcATTACATTTGTTACTCACTGCTCTGCAGCAGTAACACTGGACTTGTTAGCATTTCTGAGGTGTTTTCACTGACTGTAGCCAGTAATCAGcaaactgtacattttattccaacacaGTGAGGTGACACCAGCCTGCCACCTCTCTGCAGGAGGATTTGTCTCTGTCTTCAGTCTTCTACTGGCCCGTGGATCTACGAAGACACAAAATGTCAACGTCCAACTACAAATCTATCTGCCTCTGTGTCCTCGTATTTCATACCAAATGATATTCTGATGAAATATTGTTATCAATGTAGCAGTTTTTGTTGATTCTGATTtggaaacaataaaaatgacaatgcCACAACACTGTTCCAACAGCAAATAGACATCATCgtgtcatttaaaatgaagcCTAATATATCTGCTAGTCATACAGATTATTATTAGCATGTGGACTGGAGTTTAACCAAAGAGTCAACAGGGTGTACATTAAAGATTAACAGCACATATGTGACAGAAACTAATGTTTCAATTAAAATCAGTCTGCTGGACTGAAAATCAGTATACCATAACACCACAAATTTACTTATCTAAATAACTTTGTTGATCCCTCTTAATGATCCAAAGTTAGATAATATTCTAGTTATTAGGAATCACATACGACAGGGTTCATACGGCTTTTTAAGAGTAAGATTGCAATTGTAAAATATTAAGTCAACAGAATTCCTTTATATTCACAGCAATCAATGTATATATTGTTACATTGTTTATCTTACCAGCTGTTCATAtttgattgtatgttttgatTAGAATTATCATCTAGTGTGACACATCAGGagacaaatatacacaaatatgATGACAGGATTGTTTCATTCACTAAAAGATTTTTGGTTTGCATGAGTGATTGTTTGGATGAAACACCAGAGTGTATTCATCTTCAAGCATATGTCTAACCATTAGAACAGTTCAAGTTAATCACTTTCCAAACTTTCAAGCCTTTGTACAAACTCTGATACTATCTATGATATTGACAGATCACCACAGAAGTACGCTTGTCTTGTTCGAAGTAATTAAACTGATAAGCTTTAAAATTACTGGGTGACAAAGGTTAGCTTCATTGCTTCATTAAAccagttatttttaaaatcagctgctAACAGCGAAAATGACCCACCGCCTCAGCTAGCTCTGGCCAATCCATCGCCATCACGACCGTATCGTCAGAGTTCGGATGCGTCTCCAGGTTCCAGTAGGTCAGCTTGTCAAACACAGAGGATAACCTAATCGTTCTGTCctggacacacacgcacacgcacattATTTAGCATCATGCAGACATAGCAACAAAATCCTCTCCTACACAAACTGCATATTTGATGTTATGCCCCATGCTGATTGACTTACCCAGTCAAACATATGAAAGATGATCAGTAATGTTTACCTCTTGGTCAGACCCGGGCTTGTTGACCTCTTTCAGCACCAAGCCAGTGTAGCCCTGCGGACAGCTGAGCTCCTGCCCTTTCAGCCCACGCCCTCTGAATGACACTGCCTTCTCTGTGATGGGAAAAAGATTATACATTTGGAATGATAATGCTGTCTATCCCCTTACCAAGATGGAGTCAACACCCATCCTAACCTGGGATCTTTCTGAACTAAATAACAGGTTATCATTAGCTCAAAAATCTTGGTAACAGTCTGGTAACTCTGCTAGACACTCGTTCACATTTACCTTTTATCCTTGCAAGACTGACATTAAAACATAGTCAGTGGTGCATGGACAGcgtttaaaaatgtaataaaaagaaaatcaccacATCTGGTGATCATTTGTGTAATTCTTTTTTACTGGGATTTTTTCCCACTGCTGTTTTCTATGAACTGCAAACCGGTCCAATAACAATTAGCATTAGTCGACTGGACGAGAGGCTTCAAACTGCATATCCTGAGTGTACCTTGTTTGCAGTCTTTAATGGTAGCAGTCAAGTATTGTGAGACCTGCGCCGAACCATCGTGTTCAATCTCACAGGGCATTAGGTGGACTGGGGCTCGCTGCGCCTGGCCCACAGACACTTGAACACGAGTCACACTTGTGTTACAGGACATCCTGCAAACGGAAGACAGAACAGGTGAAAAACAATTCATTTATGCTCTTTTATTCTGTTGAAACATGAAATTTTACCAAAGTGTGTTGAGCATCTGCAACCTTAGCAGTGATTTCAAACTTTTAACAACTGTCTCTCAAATCTCCTCCTTTTTTAAGAATAATTGCTGGTGTCAGTATAGGCAATGGAGGAAtataactaagtacatttacacaaGCACTTGTACTTGTCTTCTTTTTATGGCACTTTCTACTTCACCTCCACAacatttcagatggaaataatGTACTCTTTACTCTATTATAATTACTGTTGATGGtttgttataaattaaactacccaacaatatatacaagtacagctgaaatTATTAGCCAATTAAGTAATCTTTgttagtttgtcatttttcatgtaataAGTGTTTACAGCTTCTCAAAAGTGACGATTTTTCTGCACTGAGTACCTTATCTTTTAATGCTTATGgtacattttcttcattttatacTTTTCAATGAAGGACTTTTACTTGGACTTTACTtaagtatttttacagtgtgacattggtacttttacttcagtaaaatacCTGAATAAGTCTTCCACCATTGGCTACTGTACAGGTTATTTGTTATCAACtatttttaactattttctAAAGGCTTCTCTGACAGGGTTTTCAGGGGATACATGTTAGCATCAAAAGCTGCTGGTTTAATAATTGCTTGTCTAGATGAATTTTGGGAGCTTTGATAACAACCGCAACAATACTCCTCATCAGAGGTTTGATCATATCAtgtgttttctcactttttaaacattattaaacGTTTAGTTAAATGCCTTTAAAGACTATTTGAGAAACATAAGTACAACAATACCTTCCAGCAGTTTTCCAGACGCTTAACTGTAAAACGTAAAATTGGACCTCTTCCGGTTGCTCCAGTCGCTGCGTGTGATTGGACGAAAGCTTCTTCTTCTACGCCGACAGATATTTTGGCGGGTTTTTTCTGTTCTGCCACAGGATGGCTCCCTCTTGGTGAAAGAttgtttctctcacttttttctGCCCTTATAACTTTTGTTCAttacatctttgtttttctctttcctgtgCATAGAGCCACTAACTTTCATTTATATAACTCATTCTGGACTCCTGTTTCTTAATTTATATCTACATCTGTTTAAGTATGATAATTAATTCGTCCCTAAGTATTCGTATAGACACTTAATTCCATCCATGTCTCTCTAATTCACATATCTTGTTATTGTTCcagatgttttgtgtgtgtgatactaCCTCTTAAACCTCGATCTAAACTTCAATCTGTAGATACTACTCAACTGAGGGACCTTTGAACAAATATATCTAAATTTGGCAGTCAGGAGCACTACTGCAAAGTATCACAAAATCAGGAGTGAAATATATGGAATTTGCTGCACATTTAGcaacaatgaagaaaaaacagacacaaactcaGGAAAATACAATGAATGAATCAAAGATCTAAATACAGATCTTTATTTAGATGTATGTATCTAAATACAGACTTGACTTCAAGTTATCATCCAATATTATCATAGTAGACAATGAAGTAAGTCTTATAAGAAGTCTCATAATATATTTTGTTACTTGAATATGAACTGTTCAGTTGCGTCCAATGTTCTCACTGAAATAATCCAGTGGGACAGTGAGTTGTTTGTTGTGCAGActgctatataaatatttcaagTATAAACTTAAGTTCTGAGGCCTCTGTGCGGTTGTCAGTGTCATGTTCAGTACTAAGAACTCTGTTCCAGTTGGCAGCAGCATCTCATGTGGGATGGACTAAACACTGTCCAATAGCAGCTTTTTAGGAGCTAGGGACAAGTTATTGGGGGATGTTTCTGCTTACAAAATCTCATCAAGACCGAGAGACTTCAAGGAAAGGAGAAGTGATTTCCTAACAGCTCATTGTAGGCCAACAGAAACCGGAGGTGAGTTTTTATAGCAAGACAGAGCTCTGTTGTTGGCATCATGCTGTTCCACAACACATAGACATTTTAATTAGACTGTTTTCTTCAAGTTTTGATTTAGATGTTGAATTGAAAATGCTCTAGTATACCCGCACTATAATTCCGATCAGCATAACTCCTGATCTAAAAATCTAGATGTCAGTGTTCATTTATGTGTTGAGAAAGTTGCAActgctttcctctttttatATCATTAAAGATCACTAAAACTTAAGTCAGACGGAATGAGAAAATTAGCATCTTAATTTCACAGACTATTAACATCCCCTGAGGAACAGTTATAAATATCATTGTTACACAACTGTTATTGTGTCAAAGCAAactgctgcttcttctttgcttcttaatacatgtacagtaaaacAGTCAGAAT
Encoded proteins:
- the zbtb3 gene encoding zinc finger and BTB domain-containing protein 3, with the protein product MEFPQHSQQLLSALRSQRQRGFLCDCTVLVGSSRFLAHRAVLASCSPFFHMFYSDSPGVIGGNSTSSSVTLDSDIVTAAAFSLLLDFVYEGVLQLDESPPVEDILAAASFLHMNEVVRVCKRRLQRRGPLAEADSTRSEESAGVRQAIETRREDGDDGGAEHVVAMAEEHMNPGAMVPPLSSVSITTERSQLESVKSERRTSGGSSEARLQTPLSPDLADTTQPGMDVPPLPLGGELVQSLIACKSAGASGSQGEGSALCSPCSTTEAYSHSSNQQPSSSSSSLVPLSQATCRSVLALSQSESSLSPSPHQDVPRLPHDASVRKPLETDHRGTSGRGQQMVMLIQAPALTTHLETNPTHLPSQRALPQIRIQSAVSLQRQSLDCPSAQNRTIRGAEGDAGAPPTTRSERPHPLMCRVRTDNNDGEHVQVKVEAIVISDEEMEEEKDERGEREPVMEVDDEFEDDIQEEELNSPQFLSSHSQGLLQMASHSNDYSFPLSPSSSSSGAGPSSQDTSSFATSLIPPSAAQHQSDAPAYFQDFQDSVGHFVEDLPTCGVCGKTFSCTYTLRRHAIVHTRERPYECRYCYRSYTQSGDLYRHIRKAHDHTLPAKRSKADMEPSLPPQPPPSQPPPPPSLS
- the rnaseh2c gene encoding ribonuclease H2 subunit C; protein product: MSCNTSVTRVQVSVGQAQRAPVHLMPCEIEHDGSAQVSQYLTATIKDCKQEKAVSFRGRGLKGQELSCPQGYTGLVLKEVNKPGSDQEDRTIRLSSVFDKLTYWNLETHPNSDDTVVMAMDWPELAEAIHGPVED